In the Anguilla anguilla isolate fAngAng1 chromosome 7, fAngAng1.pri, whole genome shotgun sequence genome, one interval contains:
- the LOC118231524 gene encoding adenosine deaminase 2-A-like isoform X2, whose translation MVGVDWLMKNVTYRPHCYICFTASQSVRFLFSAKRPRPLPQCSAWVLLETLRGKVDNTTDLDNSLKQNLTLLTEHPATAYPSQDALWDRFEETFNAASGLISYVPVFKDYFYQGLQQFYTDNVMYLELRSGVSLTYELDGSTHDRAWCLNTYQDVTRKFVEDHPDFLGVRIILSVHRGLNVSEVKAVVEEAIHLQKEFPEVMAGFDLVGREDGGRPLWYFREALSLPAELGVTLPYFFHAGETDWEGTDVDENLLDALLFNTTRIGHGFALARHPLAKELSRKRGVAVEVCPISNQVLGLVSDLRNHPAAALMSEGHPMVVSSDDPATFGATGLSYDFYEAFVGLGGMNAHLGTLKELAINSIRYSSLSPELKDKALALWQRKWDKFISENSQ comes from the exons ATGGTGGGGGTGGACTGGCTAATGAAGAACGTGACCTACAGGCCGCACTGTTATATCTGCTTCACCGCAAGCCAATCAGTCCGCTTCCTCTTCTCTGCCaagcggccccgcccccttccgcAGTGTTCTGCTTGGGTGCTGCTGGAGACACTGAGGGGAAAGGTGGACAACACCACCGACCTGGACAACAG CCTGAAGCAGAACCTCACATTGCTCACAGAACACCCTGCTACAGCCTACCCAAGCCAGGATGCCTTGTGGGACAGGTTTGAGGAGACTTTCAACGCAGCATCTGGACTGATCAGCTATGTACCTGTTTTCAAGGACTATTTCTACCAGGGTCTGCAGCAGTTCTATACGGACAATGTCATGTACCTGGAGCTGAGATCCGGAGTGTCACTG ACCTATGAGCTTGATGGAAGTACACATGACAGGGCCTGGTGCTTGAACACCTATCAGGATGTGACCAGGAAGTTTGTGGAGGACCATCCTGATTTTCTGGGAGTTCGAATAATCCTTTCTGTACACAG gggTCTCAATGTGTCTGAGGTCAAAGCTGTAGTGGAGGAGGCCATACACCTGCAGAAAGAGTTTCCGGAAGTCATGGCTGGATTTGACCTG GTGGGCCGTGAGGATGGAGGGAGACCCCTCTGGTACTTCAGGGAGGCCTTGTCCCTGCCAGCAGAGCTTGGAGTCACCCTGCCCTACTTCTTCCATGCAGGAGAAACAG aCTGGGAGGGCACAGACGTGGATGAGAACCTTCTGGACGCCCTGCTTTTCAACACCACTCGCATTGGGCACGGGTTTGCCCTGGCACGCCACCCTCTAGCCAAGGAACTCTCCAGGAAGAGAGGTGTGGCTGTGGAAGTCTGCCCCATATCCAATCAG GTTCTTGGGCTTGTCTCAGACCTGAGGAATCACCCTGCTGCAGCACTCATGTCTGAAGGCCATCCGATGGTGGTCAGCTCAGATGACCCAGCCACCTTTGGAGCGACTGGGCTCTCGTACGACTTCTACGAGGCGTTTGTGGGCCTGGGTGGGATGAACGCCCACCTGGGCACGCTCAAGGAGCTGGCTATCAACTCCATCAG
- the LOC118231524 gene encoding adenosine deaminase 2-A-like isoform X1, translated as MGGDAQRKKLGMILETSSLSTVFFPAYSMALLSSLHGSQVTLLSVLLLCWAGVCGGIPDPRQRELLIQQEASRQTGGTVVLTEAERRLSAQLHKLKQQEVEGPQFPPALHFFKALPLIQRSPVFRLLQKMPKGAALHVHSFSMVGVDWLMKNVTYRPHCYICFTASQSVRFLFSAKRPRPLPQCSAWVLLETLRGKVDNTTDLDNSLKQNLTLLTEHPATAYPSQDALWDRFEETFNAASGLISYVPVFKDYFYQGLQQFYTDNVMYLELRSGVSLTYELDGSTHDRAWCLNTYQDVTRKFVEDHPDFLGVRIILSVHRGLNVSEVKAVVEEAIHLQKEFPEVMAGFDLVGREDGGRPLWYFREALSLPAELGVTLPYFFHAGETDWEGTDVDENLLDALLFNTTRIGHGFALARHPLAKELSRKRGVAVEVCPISNQVLGLVSDLRNHPAAALMSEGHPMVVSSDDPATFGATGLSYDFYEAFVGLGGMNAHLGTLKELAINSIRYSSLSPELKDKALALWQRKWDKFISENSQ; from the exons ATGGGAGGGGATGCCCAGAGAAAGAAGCTGGGTATGATCCTTGAAACTAGCT CACTGTCCACTGTGTTCTTCCCAGCCTACAGCATGGCACTGCTGTCCTCCCTGCATGGTTCCCAGGTAACTCTGCTGTCAGTGTTGCTGCTATgctgggcaggtgtgtgtggcgggATCCCAGACCCTCGCCAGAGAGAATTACTGATACAGCAGGAGGCCTCCCGACAAACAGGGGGCACTGTTGTGCTGACAGAGGCTGAGCGGAGGCTGAGTGCTCAGCTACACAAGTTGAAACAGCAGGAAGTGGAGGGGCCACAATTCCCTCCAGCATTGCACTTCTTCAAAGCCCTACCCCTCATCCAGCGGAGCCCAGTCTTCAGGCTGCTACAGAAGATGCCCAAAG GAGCTGCTCTGCATGTTCACAGCTTCTCCATGGTGGGGGTGGACTGGCTAATGAAGAACGTGACCTACAGGCCGCACTGTTATATCTGCTTCACCGCAAGCCAATCAGTCCGCTTCCTCTTCTCTGCCaagcggccccgcccccttccgcAGTGTTCTGCTTGGGTGCTGCTGGAGACACTGAGGGGAAAGGTGGACAACACCACCGACCTGGACAACAG CCTGAAGCAGAACCTCACATTGCTCACAGAACACCCTGCTACAGCCTACCCAAGCCAGGATGCCTTGTGGGACAGGTTTGAGGAGACTTTCAACGCAGCATCTGGACTGATCAGCTATGTACCTGTTTTCAAGGACTATTTCTACCAGGGTCTGCAGCAGTTCTATACGGACAATGTCATGTACCTGGAGCTGAGATCCGGAGTGTCACTG ACCTATGAGCTTGATGGAAGTACACATGACAGGGCCTGGTGCTTGAACACCTATCAGGATGTGACCAGGAAGTTTGTGGAGGACCATCCTGATTTTCTGGGAGTTCGAATAATCCTTTCTGTACACAG gggTCTCAATGTGTCTGAGGTCAAAGCTGTAGTGGAGGAGGCCATACACCTGCAGAAAGAGTTTCCGGAAGTCATGGCTGGATTTGACCTG GTGGGCCGTGAGGATGGAGGGAGACCCCTCTGGTACTTCAGGGAGGCCTTGTCCCTGCCAGCAGAGCTTGGAGTCACCCTGCCCTACTTCTTCCATGCAGGAGAAACAG aCTGGGAGGGCACAGACGTGGATGAGAACCTTCTGGACGCCCTGCTTTTCAACACCACTCGCATTGGGCACGGGTTTGCCCTGGCACGCCACCCTCTAGCCAAGGAACTCTCCAGGAAGAGAGGTGTGGCTGTGGAAGTCTGCCCCATATCCAATCAG GTTCTTGGGCTTGTCTCAGACCTGAGGAATCACCCTGCTGCAGCACTCATGTCTGAAGGCCATCCGATGGTGGTCAGCTCAGATGACCCAGCCACCTTTGGAGCGACTGGGCTCTCGTACGACTTCTACGAGGCGTTTGTGGGCCTGGGTGGGATGAACGCCCACCTGGGCACGCTCAAGGAGCTGGCTATCAACTCCATCAG